The following proteins are encoded in a genomic region of Curtobacterium sp. TC1:
- a CDS encoding carbohydrate ABC transporter permease, translated as MTTTDTLNPLHAPETVAQPAVSHIVRRRKPVAKVGSILGMIILIIAAVFALGPLLWTLTTSLRTPAESFQNPPQWIPLSWDFGNYAAVFNQIPIGQFFVNSVLVTLLIVVGQTITCTLSGYAFAMISFPGKNTIFGIFLATMMVPIQTIIIPVFVILKDMGLTGSIASLIVPALGSAFGTFLMRQYFMQMPKELGEAARIDGASQFGVFWHVYSRMASPAIATLAILNFSGFWAEYYRPLIFLNQQDTFTLPLGLVGLQGNLGTGSISVVLAGVVLTMIPSVLLFIFAQRYFIEGVTAGSSR; from the coding sequence ATGACGACCACGGACACCCTCAACCCGTTGCACGCCCCGGAAACCGTCGCGCAGCCGGCCGTAAGCCACATCGTTCGGCGCCGCAAGCCCGTCGCCAAGGTGGGAAGCATCCTGGGGATGATCATCCTGATCATCGCCGCCGTGTTCGCCCTTGGGCCACTGCTCTGGACGCTGACCACCTCGCTGCGCACCCCGGCGGAGTCGTTCCAGAACCCGCCGCAGTGGATCCCGCTCTCGTGGGACTTCGGCAACTACGCGGCGGTGTTCAACCAGATCCCGATCGGGCAGTTCTTCGTCAACAGCGTTCTCGTGACGTTGCTCATCGTCGTCGGTCAGACCATCACCTGCACGCTCTCGGGGTATGCGTTCGCGATGATCAGCTTCCCGGGGAAGAACACGATCTTCGGTATCTTCCTCGCGACGATGATGGTCCCGATCCAGACGATCATCATCCCGGTGTTCGTCATCCTGAAGGACATGGGGCTGACCGGCTCCATCGCGTCCCTGATCGTCCCCGCGCTCGGCAGCGCGTTCGGGACGTTCCTCATGCGGCAGTACTTCATGCAGATGCCGAAGGAGCTTGGCGAGGCCGCCCGCATCGACGGCGCGAGCCAGTTCGGGGTGTTCTGGCACGTGTACTCGCGGATGGCCAGCCCCGCGATCGCGACCCTGGCGATCCTGAACTTCTCCGGCTTCTGGGCCGAGTACTACCGGCCGCTGATCTTCCTCAACCAGCAGGACACCTTCACGCTGCCGCTCGGGCTTGTCGGCCTGCAGGGGAACCTCGGCACCGGATCGATCTCAGTCGTCCTCGCCGGCGTCGTGCTGACCATGATTCCGAGCGTGCTGCTGTTCATCTTCGCGCAGCGGTACTTCATCGAAGGCGTCACCGCGGGGTCGTCCCGATGA
- a CDS encoding carbohydrate ABC transporter permease, translating to MTAATETPIRRAAKVAARRPAAKRARRRESTFGFLMIGLAVIFVAVFTFIPILASLGLSFTSWDVISSPKWVGFDNYKRLFTDGPVLASFGVTVALAIAIVVLQISLGLLLAVLANNRKRNATRVFFRTSFYLPLLASTAAVSIFMGYIFDTKFGLINYYLNEIGLPGAHWLNDPFWAKVTVVMVVVWQQVGFTFVLFVAALLAVPVDVQEAAAIDGAGPWRTLFRIKIPLISPTILFATVIAMINAMQLFDQPFIMTKGGPGTATTTATISMYQAGFQNLEFGFASAIAILLLVIIGIITGIQFIAARKLVFYQ from the coding sequence ATGACAGCAGCAACAGAAACACCCATCCGGCGGGCGGCCAAGGTCGCAGCCCGCCGGCCGGCGGCCAAGCGTGCCCGCCGACGTGAGTCCACGTTCGGTTTCCTGATGATCGGGCTCGCGGTGATCTTCGTCGCCGTGTTCACCTTCATCCCCATCCTCGCTTCCCTCGGGCTCTCGTTCACCTCGTGGGACGTCATCAGCAGCCCCAAGTGGGTCGGGTTCGACAACTACAAGCGGCTCTTCACCGACGGGCCGGTCCTAGCGTCGTTCGGTGTGACCGTCGCCCTCGCGATCGCCATCGTCGTGCTGCAGATCTCGCTCGGCCTGCTCCTGGCGGTGCTGGCGAACAACCGGAAGCGCAACGCCACCCGCGTGTTCTTCCGCACGTCGTTCTACCTGCCGCTGTTGGCTTCAACCGCCGCCGTGTCGATCTTCATGGGCTACATCTTCGACACCAAGTTCGGCCTCATCAACTACTACCTCAACGAGATTGGGCTGCCCGGCGCGCACTGGCTGAACGACCCGTTCTGGGCGAAGGTCACGGTCGTGATGGTGGTGGTCTGGCAGCAGGTCGGCTTCACGTTCGTGCTCTTCGTCGCTGCACTCCTCGCGGTGCCGGTCGACGTGCAGGAAGCCGCAGCGATCGACGGCGCCGGCCCCTGGCGGACTCTGTTCCGAATCAAGATTCCGCTCATCAGCCCGACGATCCTGTTCGCCACCGTGATCGCGATGATCAACGCGATGCAGCTGTTCGATCAGCCGTTCATCATGACCAAGGGTGGACCGGGCACCGCAACGACGACCGCGACCATCTCCATGTACCAGGCCGGCTTCCAGAACCTGGAGTTCGGGTTTGCCTCGGCCATCGCGATTTTGCTGCTGGTCATCATCGGCATCATCACCGGGATCCAGTTCATCGCCGCCCGAAAGCTGGTGTTTTACCAATGA
- a CDS encoding ABC transporter substrate-binding protein has translation MANGFSTPIDRRTLFKFGGAGLALAGIGSLAACSTTGGGGSTSGTVKMLYFGEQSAATALQKAIEPKIKQLDKKASLQVTAINGTDWNDFLAKVLTQIASGDVPDIVSVATEGQQLLASKNLLTPLDDYVTKNLSDLHTYFTGAHPALLESTMYQGHLYTLPDSFNAGSMFYSTDLFDKAGLSRPTSKWSMDDFHSSAESIAKVGGGTYAFDWVVRLWGSWTSFLYANDGNLLEEGKYSGGDWLWNSKAFSDNPIGVSGRKGGWKWGDPTANSDAAIEALQYVIDLQKSGASPSPDVGGGATLQGLMASGRIGMTIGGGFWAGGLHNAGMKNGSFDVVEFPTWKSNKSLFGAGGYGIFNSSKNKELAFEVIKVMVQPESFDALWPGNVTTPAQKSLMTAERYKTTGPEHWSVFYDQLDNSVPISAPPYYNALATALNQRATQAISSGNAKKALDGLQADIEKAASQAS, from the coding sequence ATGGCGAACGGATTCAGCACCCCGATCGACCGGCGCACGCTGTTCAAGTTCGGTGGCGCAGGCCTCGCGCTGGCCGGCATCGGATCGCTGGCTGCTTGCTCAACCACCGGCGGCGGAGGCAGCACCTCCGGCACGGTGAAGATGCTCTACTTCGGTGAGCAGAGCGCAGCGACGGCCCTGCAGAAAGCCATCGAGCCGAAGATCAAACAGCTCGACAAGAAGGCGAGCCTGCAGGTCACGGCGATTAACGGGACTGACTGGAACGACTTCCTCGCGAAGGTCCTCACGCAGATCGCCTCGGGTGACGTGCCAGACATCGTCAGCGTGGCAACCGAGGGGCAGCAGCTGCTGGCGTCGAAGAACCTCCTCACCCCGCTCGACGACTACGTCACGAAGAACCTCTCGGACCTGCACACCTACTTCACCGGGGCCCACCCGGCGCTGCTCGAGTCGACGATGTACCAGGGGCACCTCTACACGCTGCCCGACAGCTTCAACGCGGGCAGCATGTTCTACTCCACCGACCTGTTCGACAAGGCCGGCCTGTCCCGCCCGACGAGCAAGTGGTCGATGGACGACTTCCACTCCTCGGCTGAGAGCATCGCAAAGGTCGGCGGCGGCACCTACGCCTTCGACTGGGTCGTTCGCCTCTGGGGCAGCTGGACCTCGTTCCTCTACGCCAACGACGGGAACCTGCTCGAGGAGGGTAAGTACTCCGGCGGCGACTGGCTGTGGAACAGCAAGGCCTTCTCCGACAACCCGATCGGTGTCTCCGGACGCAAGGGCGGCTGGAAGTGGGGCGACCCCACGGCGAACTCGGATGCCGCCATCGAGGCGCTGCAGTACGTCATCGACCTGCAGAAGTCCGGTGCGTCCCCGTCGCCCGACGTTGGCGGTGGCGCCACGCTGCAGGGTCTGATGGCATCCGGACGGATCGGTATGACCATTGGTGGCGGCTTCTGGGCCGGTGGCCTCCACAACGCCGGGATGAAGAACGGCAGCTTCGATGTCGTCGAGTTCCCCACGTGGAAGAGCAACAAGTCGCTCTTCGGCGCCGGCGGCTACGGCATCTTCAACTCTTCCAAGAACAAGGAACTCGCGTTCGAGGTCATCAAGGTCATGGTGCAGCCGGAGAGCTTCGACGCCCTTTGGCCCGGCAACGTCACTACACCGGCACAGAAGTCGCTGATGACCGCCGAGCGGTACAAGACAACCGGGCCGGAGCACTGGTCGGTGTTCTACGACCAGCTCGACAACTCGGTGCCCATCTCCGCACCGCCGTACTACAACGCCCTCGCGACCGCCCTCAACCAGCGCGCCACCCAGGCGATCTCGTCCGGGAACGCCAAGAAGGCGCTCGACGGCCTCCAGGCAGACATCGAGAAGGCAGCCTCGCAGGCTTCGTGA